CTGGCGCGTTACGTGTCGCGCAGCCTGGTGACCAAGGGCTGGATGTAAGGCGGGGATAGCCGGCGGTGGCCGCGCATAGGCGGCCGCGGGTCGGCACCGAACAAACCGAACAAGAATCTGGAGACAAAATGAATAAAACCTCGCTCAAACTGCTGGTGCTGGCAGCCGCCATGTCGGTGGCCACGGTCGCCTCGGCGCAACAAACGGCCGGCACCTGGCTGGGCACCCTGGGCATGAACAAGATTACCCCGAAGGTTGATTCGGGCGACGTGTCGGCGCCGGCACTGCCGGGCACCAAGGCCGATGTCGAGCCTGACACCAAGCCCCGCTTCGCGATTGCCTACATGCTCACCGATAACTGGTCGGCCGAGCTGGACCTGGGCCTGCCGTACAAGCACGACCTGATCGGTGACGGCTCGATCAAGGGCACCGGCAAGCTCGGCGACTCGAAAGTATTGCCGCCGACCGCATTCATCCAGTACCGCTTCATGCCGGCCAACGCCACCTTCCGTCCGTACGTGGGCCTGGGCCTGACGTATGCGATGTTCATCAAGGAACGCGGTTCGGGACAGCT
This is a stretch of genomic DNA from Duganella zoogloeoides. It encodes these proteins:
- a CDS encoding OmpW/AlkL family protein, with the translated sequence MNKTSLKLLVLAAAMSVATVASAQQTAGTWLGTLGMNKITPKVDSGDVSAPALPGTKADVEPDTKPRFAIAYMLTDNWSAELDLGLPYKHDLIGDGSIKGTGKLGDSKVLPPTAFIQYRFMPANATFRPYVGLGLTYAMFIKERGSGQLTAILNTGGPGATYKLDDKAGVSAQIGATWRIDDNWFLDATVIKTKLKTKVHFSTGQTQNVRLDPVAASISIGYNFKGLSF